AAGTCacactgttttctttctctgtcaccTGCTCCCTATTACTCTTGATCTTCCATCCCTCCCTTAGATTGCAGACCTCATCAGCTTCAGCCCTTTTGTATGGTCACTTGTTAGGTTGGGGAGAtgagggagaagcagcaggctgCCCGGGAGCAAGAGCGACACCGACGTAGGACCATTGAAAGCTACTGCCAGGATGTCCTGAGACGCCAAGAGGAGTTTGAGCACAAGGTGAGAGAGCAGTCTTTGCTCCTCAGTAGGGCTGGTGTGGGCTTGCTCAAAAGCATCTTTTGCCATTGCTCtgtgaaaaggaaagaggaagggtgTGAGATTTTTGGAGGGGGAGTAGGGAACCAGTTCAGAGAGGATGGGAAATGGTAGGGACATGGAGGGAGGGTAAGAAGGAGGTGAAGAGCTATATCTGTGATTGGAGAGCCCTGGTTAGGTCCTTTCTCCCAAGCTGAAACACAGACTGGGGATTGGGAGTGGAGAGGACTGGGAGACAGGGGGAGAGAAAGATTGagagtgtgaagtgaaagttaagAGAGGAGTCGACTTCTTTCTACGACTTCTTACTGCATTTCTGACATATAATTTCATCTCACAGAATATACACTTTCCAGTTCAAAGTTTCTTTTCTAGTATAAAGTACACATTTTGCTTTCTCCATCGCATGTTCCCCATAGATTGTTTTTTCACTTACACCTCCCTCTTAAATTCCTCCCTCATACACTCAGGTGCATACCTGGTCCTCTAGTTGGTACTCAGACACAAACTTAGAAATAGGCACACACATGGACCATGTAGGtctgtcctttcctcttcttgATTTTGTTGCTCATGGTGGGCTGGGACTCACATGACTCTCCCAGCCTCACATGACTCTCCCAGCCTCCCATGGTTGCCAAAGATGGCTCTCACTCTCCTCCCCTGGAccatcctcttttttttcttctaggaggAAGTTTTGCAAGAATTAAATATGTTTCCTCAACTGGATGATGAGGCTACAAGGAAGGCTTATTACAAGGAGTTCCATAAGGTATGGGGGCCCATTTCTTAAGGCCCTTTAGGGAGGGCACCAATCCAGTCatgtctcctctctctttctgtttttcctaaGAGGAAGACCTCTTCTTTCATGGGCCTTTTGATTCCTGCCCAGTTCTTTCCTTGCCTTCTTACCCTCTTCCCTGCCCTGCAGGTGGTGGAATACTCTGATGTGATTCTGGAAGTCCTGGATTCCAGGGACCCATTGGGCTGCCGCTGCTTCCAAATGGAGGAGACTGTCCTACAGGCAAAAGGGAACAAGAAGCTGGTCCTGGTCTTGAACAAGATTGGTAGGTGTTGGACAGGATTGGGTAAGGCAGGGCAAGGGCCAAGCCTTGTTAAAAGACAAGCTTGGACTAGGCCCTGAGACACAACAACTCAGTGGTATTCATAATAGTTGTGCAAGGTAGGAATTCTTGTTTGAGTTTTTAAAGCTAGGGATTTGAGAGGTAAAGTCACTTgttgaaacatacacacacaccacacagtaTAACAGAAGTTGAGAATGGAGTTAAAGCCTCTCTGCCTTTCATTTCCCTGTTTTTGGCATTTTGAGCTTTATTTGTGCCTGGCCAGTGCTAGAGAGTTCCTCTTCTCCCTCATGCTGGATCCCAGATGGTGGGGCATAAGAGCACATGGATGCGCTCAGGGGTCACTCTGGTCTGGGTTTCATCTCAGTTTTGATGTCTATTTTCTCTGGAATCTTGGACAAGTCATGTCACCGGAGAGCTTCCATTTTTCTAGGTGTAAAATGGGCTGTGATTGTCCCAATCTCATAGGATCATTGTGAGAATTAATGATAAAGTGCTTGGTACATACATGGTCAGTACTTCATAAATGGTAGCCATTCTTTTCAAGGTTATTTTTGACATTTGGCCCAACCTAGAATAATCCagggaggaaatggaaaataGTCTTTGGGAGGCCTCTGGTACCAGGCCCCAGGTCTGGAAGGAAGGCATCTAGGAATATAGCTGGTTACCCATTGTCCTTGAGGAAACAGGTCTACTTAGAGAGGGCCAACTTGTCCCCTAGACTAGACTGTCCTTTCTGACTAACCTGGGGACTGGACAGGAACTGGCAGGCTAGGGAGATATCTGTTGGCAGAAAGTGGGCCAAGCCTGGGTTGTGGGTGGCTGCATCTTTGGAGTGAGCCATGAGGTGATGTTCTTACCAGTCTTATCTGTTCCAATTTTTCCTAGACCTGGTCCCTAAGGAGGTTGTGGAGAAGTGGCTAGAATACCTTCGGAATGAGCTGCCAACTGTGGCTTTCAAGGCCAGTACCCAGCATCAGGTCAAAAACCTGGTAAGCTGGGGCCAGAAACATCTAGCCTCTTACACAGTAGCCTGGGGCTACACTCTTTTCTAATTATATTATTAACATAGAAATATGTTTACAATGTCAGACTAAATTAAAGTGTACAGAAACATTTGTTGCTTCTAGGGAGAGAAAGTGGGTCCTGGGggacattttttttccattttgtacgAAGTGTAAAActtacttattaaaaaataaagtagaaaaagtaaaaacaattacaattgacccttgaactACACAGGGATTAGGGACATCCCCCTTCTGCACAGTGGAAAATCCGTGTATAACTTACAGTTGAACCTCAGTATCTGCGGTTCTGCATTTATAGATTTACCCAACTGCAAATCATGTAGTACCATAGTATTTATTAGTGAAAAAAATTTGCATGTAAGTGGACCTGCACCATTCAAACCtatgttgttcaaaggtcaactgtatagATGAGACTTGAATATCCTTTCACTGTTACCCTAATCCCAATCTCCTTTATCCATATACCAGATTAACCACCATTGTTAGTTTGGTGTATCCTTCCAGATGTTTTTCTGTGCTTTATATTATATGTGGATTTGTATATAGAGAAAATAGTGCTTGGGTGTATCATATATGTTATCCTACGATgtactttttttcccttgaagatCTTTCTATAGAGTTCTACCTTTTTTAcactaaataaaaatagttttcaatttttttaatcattataagCAGTCTTCTTGGCTAGTCAGCAAGTGTTTGTGTAGGTTGGGTACTGAGAGGTAGAGTGGCTGGGTCATAGGTATTTTGCATTTTAGATTTTCCTAGATACTGAAAAATtgctccccagccccacctccctcctctacCCCCCACCcaaatggctgtaccaatttatctTCCCACTACTGGGACAGATGAATGTGTGAGAGGGCCTAATTCCCTCCACCCTTGCCAATATTTGATATCATTAAACATTTTAATCTCTGTGCATCTGGGAGAAACATGGTAGTTCCTTTATAATTTTTTGCCTTTTAGATATCAAAAATGTGATATGCATCCTTTTATAACAGGTTTTTCTTTGATCTGTATTCCACTTTAAGGATATAGCTCCTTAATCTATTTCTTATTAATGGATATTTAAGTCAATTTCTATTTTGCAGTACTATGGTAGGTAAGtaaggacagaggaagagatgaaagGGCATTCTGGGCAGAGGAGGTGGCATCAGGAATAAAGAGATGGAGGCTGAAATGGCCTTGTCCTGTGTGAGGAATCAAGGGAAGGTAGGCTCTATGTGGGCCGAACAGTGTCTCTTCTTTCTCTGGACAGGGAGGCAAATGTTCTCATCGTGTAGACAGGGTTCACTGAAGCCCAGAGAATGGAATCAGAATTTGCTGGCCACATACCTGTGAGAAGCAGAGTTGGAACTCAAACCTGGCCTGCTTAGAGGCGAGGAGGCTGTCCTGCTCCTGCTGAGGGAGGCAAGCAATGTGTGTCTaggcagagactgagacagaagccTGGAGatggaaaaactggaagaaatagGCCTTGTAGAAGCAGAGAAACGGCACTTGTTCATTCAGGGCCTGTGTAAGAAGCCCTTTGCTTCATGCTGGGGATTTCAGTGATAACAGGGAGGCAGTCCTAAAATTTGGAAATCTGCACTCAGACCACATCTCTCATCTGATGCCTTTTTCTGTAATATCCCTCATTTTCCAGAATCGCTGCAGTGTGCCAGTGGATCAAGCCTCCGAGTCACTGCTGAAAAGCAAAGCCTGCTTTGGAGCTGAAAACCTCATGAGGGTTCTGGGGAACTATTGCCGCCTTGGTGAAGTGCGCACCCATATCCGTGTGGGTGTTGTGGGTAAGGCCTCGGGGGGAGGTTATGGGGCCCGGGCTTCTTCCTTGTGCAGGGGCTTCACTGGGGGAAAGGATTCTGGGAACTTCATGTTACTTTTGGCTAGGGAGGAGAGGAGCTGTTCAGGAAgggtccttcttttttttttttaaggtatttatttattttggcagcactgggtttttgttgctgtatgggctttctctcattgtggcaagtgggggctactcactAGTTGAAGTGCTTGGGTTTCTCATTATGGTGGGTTCTCTtattgtagagcatgggctctagggtgcacaggcttcagtagttacagctcgcatgggctgagttgccctgaggcatgtggaatcttcctggatcagggattgaacccctgtcccctgcattggcaggcagattcttacccactgtgccaccaaggaagtcccaggaagGCTCTTGTGATTTGTAATTTGGATTGGTGGACATGGGGAGGCATACTCAGAATCACCACTGTAGTTGGAGTATTAAAACCATGGACTAAATGTGTGGGGCTGGGCTTAGAGTTGACCCATGTCATCCTACCACTCTGGGGAAGGGGATGGTTGCCtcatccagtattctttcctggaagatcccatggacagaggagcttggtgggctgcattccatggggttgcaaagagttagacatgactgagcacatatgcatgcatccCACCAGAGCTGTGGGAGAGAGGGGTGAACATCTCCCTTTCATAAATAAGAACACTAGGgctcagagaaaggaaagggacTTGTAGTGTTCACTCCGGTGTGAGACAAAACAGAGCTGAGGCTCAAACCTGGAGCCCAGGGTGTTGAAGCAAAGCTGTTGGGAAAGGAGCCGGGAAGTTGAGAGAGGCAGAGATAGACCagcagggaaaagaaatgaagcCAAGAGAAGAAACCATTGGAGAAAGAGCTGGAAACAGGAAAAGGTAAAATACctgaatagatacagaaaaatatctggaaaacCAAATGGTGGGATTGGTGGGGAGTGGAGAAGGAAGACAGAGTTGAATGACAGAGGCATGCAGACAGAGGGAGATATGATCACAAAAATAGGTGCAGAGACCTGCAGAGAGAGACATGAGAGGGTTAGAGACCCTCTCATGTGAGTAGGGAGGGAGATATGTATACCCAAGGAAAGAATGAGTGAGTCAAACTCAGGGATAAAGAGATTCAGAGGGAGATGCACATAGaaagaagcaggaacaaagatgCAGACAGACACTGAAGAATGTACACCCAGACCTATACACACATGTGGATCCACAGACACATGTACAGATCCACACATATGAAGACACATACAGATCCAGAGCCAAAATACATGCAGACCAAGCCCTTCCCACATACCTAGCCAACTCCCCTCCAAGCAAACAGAGCCATAGAGATACACGTGTGCCCAGATGCATTTGACCCTCAGACACAATCAtgtcagagacacagacacacatctATGATGagacagatatatatgtatatatagagaaaTAGAGGCAGAGAGAGGACTAGGGAGACACAGAGAATAAGAGACACAGTGCTTCATGTAGAGAGACGAGCCCACTGAGAGAAGGACCAGGTACAGAAAGAGCTGAGAGGAGTTGGCATAGAGGGAATTAACAAAGAGGCAGAATTGATGGGGTGGGGAGAATTTGAGAGAAAGGACAATGGCCATAATGAGAGAAAGTGAGACAAACTGGCAGAGAAAGAGTTGCTTAGCTACGCAGAGTGAAAGACAGAAATAGGAAAAGCAATGGTATTTAGAATGAGAACAGCCAAGAAAAGATACACAGAGACTTCTATACACAAGGGATATATACACAGGCACATCTATCAGGGAATAAATAGTACACATGTAAGTTCtagcacacagagaaagagaatggTGGGAATGAGAGACCCAGTGAGTAAGAAATAGACAAGGACATCCATAGACCGAGAGGTGCTTACAGATGCCCAAACAGAAAAACACACCACAGACAGAAAGCTCCTCAAAGACTGACATCTCAGAAAGgagccccacctcccactccctaCCCCCTGCCAGGTGAATTATACACCAGGATGGATGGTTCTGTTTTATGACACTTCCCAGTGCCCACCATCCATTGGATTGTGTCACAGAGGCCTTGCATCCAGCACCTTTCCCAAGCTGGTTGTAAGTGGGAGGTGAGTGTTACATCTAGTGAGAGGAACACATCTAGCCAGGGTGCTCACATGTAGAGGAAAGGGATAGAAAGACCATGGAGGGGCTTGGTCAGGGCCTTTGGACAGGAAGGCAGAAGGCCAGGCTCTGTTTTTGGCTTCCAGTGGCCTGGTCACACTGCCCCTGCCTGGGCCTCCCACACACAGGCTGTCCCAAATAGTTCTGAGGACCCTTCCTGCCATGAGCTATCTGCTGCTCCTTTGTAGGCCTTCCCAATGTTGGGAAGAGCAGCCTGATCAATAGTCTGAAGCGCAGCCGTGCGTGTAGTGTGGGAGCCGTTCCTGGGGTCACCAAGTAAGTACCTGCTTGCTCCCCTACTTCACAGATCATTCACCCTACCATTTCCCAACTCCCGTGCCTTCAACCCCTGTCCCTTATGTTGGACCAGTTTCTGATTCTGCCGTAGGCATGAGAGTTTCATTAATAGCCCTCATTTACCTGGCACACCCTGGGTTTGGGCCAGGCACCCAGCTGGGTGTCCCCCCCACCCACAGCTCCTTGAAGCCTCCTGACAATCATGCAAGATTGGGCTCTGAGTAAGCAGCTCTGCTTCTTCGATGAAGCAACAGGCTCAGAGTCAGAGGCTTGCCTGTGGTCCTGCAGCTCAGTCCCTGGTGGTGGAAGTGAATCAGATTAGAATCAGACCCTGCATCTCTCCACCTTCATCTGTGTGCCATTTGTCACACTCCTTCTCTCTAGTGGGTGCTTGGCTTAGAGGATGCCAGACACATCTGGGCTCATCACTGTCCTACGTCCTCTCTCATCTCCCCTCTCCTGACCCAGGTTCATGCAGGAGGTCTACCTGGACAAGTTCATCAGGCTGCTGGATGCTCCGGGCATCGTCCCAGGACCCAACTCAGAGGTGGGCACTATCCTGCGCAATTGCATTCACGTGCAGAAGCTGGCGGACCCTGTGACCCCGGTGGAGACCATCCTGCAACGCTGCAACCTGGAGGAGGTATGCAGGGCTCTCACTTATGCCCTGCCTTACTCCAAGGGCCCTTCTTTCTTACTCATGATTTCTTCCTCTCTTTACCAGATTTCCAGCTATTATGGTGTCTCTGGGTTTCAGACCACTGAGCACTTTCTGACTGCAGTGGCCCACCGCTtggggaagaagaagaaggggggCATATATAGTCAGGAGCAGGCAGCCAAAGCTGTCCTGGCTGACTGGGTGAGGTGAGTAGGAGTAAGGGTGAGGCCTTCTGGGAGTCAGGCTCCACAAGGGGGCTCATCTGTTTTCACTGCAGCAGCGGGCCAGCCTGacttcctgggtagggaaggccAAGGCATCAGGTCATATCCTGCTTGGCAACTCATGCCCAGTGATTATCCAGCAATTCAACCTCTTGTTCAGAAGTTACTGTCTGGGCTTTCTAGTTGACCCTCACTGTTTCTGACTTGAAAACTCATCCTTTCTTTGACTGGTCATTAGCTTTTTTTAACATACaattaacaattttatttattcatttatttatgtttggccatgctgggtctttgttgctatgtgtgggctttctctagttgtggtgagtgggggctactctctagttgcagtgtgtgggcttctcatttcagtattttattgtggagcacaggttctagagtatatgggcttcagtagttacagcgcGTGGGGCTCAGCAGGTGTGgcgatgggcttagttgccctgtggcatgtggaatcttcctggaccagggatcaaacctgtgtccactgaattagcaggtggattcttaaccactggaccaccagcaaagttctCATTTGTCATTTGTTGTCTTAATAACATCAGTTTCttcccacctcccaatgcagcgGGAAGATCAGCTTCTATACACTTCCACCCTCCACCCACACTCTGCCTACCCATCTCAGTGCTGAGATCGTTAAGGAGATGACTGAGGTCTTTGACA
This DNA window, taken from Bubalus kerabau isolate K-KA32 ecotype Philippines breed swamp buffalo chromosome X, PCC_UOA_SB_1v2, whole genome shotgun sequence, encodes the following:
- the GNL3L gene encoding guanine nucleotide-binding protein-like 3-like protein — translated: MMKLRHKNKKPGKGSKGCKKPAKQNGKKAATKVAYSPQFFHSNDHASREAELKKKRVGEMREKQQAAREQERHRRRTIESYCQDVLRRQEEFEHKEEVLQELNMFPQLDDEATRKAYYKEFHKVVEYSDVILEVLDSRDPLGCRCFQMEETVLQAKGNKKLVLVLNKIDLVPKEVVEKWLEYLRNELPTVAFKASTQHQVKNLNRCSVPVDQASESLLKSKACFGAENLMRVLGNYCRLGEVRTHIRVGVVGLPNVGKSSLINSLKRSRACSVGAVPGVTKFMQEVYLDKFIRLLDAPGIVPGPNSEVGTILRNCIHVQKLADPVTPVETILQRCNLEEISSYYGVSGFQTTEHFLTAVAHRLGKKKKGGIYSQEQAAKAVLADWVSGKISFYTLPPSTHTLPTHLSAEIVKEMTEVFDIEDTEQANEDTMECLATGESDELLGDMDPLEMEIKWLHSPMVKIADAMENKTTVYKIGDLTGYCTNPNRHQMGWAKRNVDLHPRNNSMVDVCPVDRRPVLQRIMETDPLQQGQALASALKKKKKIQKRADKLASKLSDSMMSALDLSGNADDSAGD